In Natronomonas halophila, one DNA window encodes the following:
- a CDS encoding sodium:solute symporter family protein: MTATLQLGIIVAYLLVALAVGLVAYRLTERTAEDFYLASRTFGTVVLLFTVFATLLSAFTFFGGPDTSYAYGPEWILVMGLMDGIIFAVLWYVIGYKQWLLGQKHGYVTLGEMLGDRFGSTAVRALVAVVSLFWLFPYVMLQQIGAGGALASLTDGTFPFWAGATLVTVFMILYVALAGMRGIAWTDTLQGLFMLVMVWAAVLWVLVAVDGGLATINAGLEASNPEFLALGGGFYSPASMLTFAVSIAFGVAMFPQVNQRFFAASSEKVLKRSFALWPVLVLLLFVPAFLLGTWATGLGLEADIAAGESILPVILAEYTPAWFAALVIAGAIAAMMSSSDSMLLSGSSYFTRDLYRPLIDEGLTDAREDRLGRLGVAVFALAALAASIWAEAAAFGGGTVGSILVSIGDLAFGGFAQMALPVIVALYWRRTTRKGILAGILVPQLVYIAFNFLPEMTVGSLTLFSDAYLGWGVSIYCMLVGLLVTVGVSAMTAQTSEEETDLYFEQLAD; this comes from the coding sequence ATGACGGCGACGCTGCAACTCGGTATCATCGTCGCCTACCTGCTGGTCGCGCTGGCGGTCGGCCTCGTCGCCTATCGTCTCACCGAACGGACCGCCGAGGACTTCTATCTCGCCTCCCGAACCTTCGGCACCGTCGTCCTCCTGTTTACGGTGTTCGCGACACTGCTGTCGGCCTTTACGTTCTTCGGCGGCCCCGACACGTCCTACGCCTACGGCCCCGAATGGATTCTCGTAATGGGGCTGATGGACGGCATCATCTTCGCCGTCCTCTGGTACGTCATCGGCTACAAGCAGTGGCTGCTCGGCCAGAAACACGGCTACGTCACGCTGGGTGAGATGCTCGGCGACCGATTCGGGTCGACGGCGGTCCGAGCGCTCGTCGCGGTCGTCTCGCTGTTCTGGCTGTTCCCCTACGTCATGCTCCAGCAAATCGGGGCCGGCGGCGCGCTGGCATCGCTGACGGACGGCACCTTCCCGTTCTGGGCCGGCGCCACGCTGGTGACCGTCTTCATGATTCTCTACGTCGCGCTGGCCGGAATGCGCGGCATCGCCTGGACCGACACCTTGCAGGGCCTCTTCATGCTCGTGATGGTGTGGGCGGCGGTGCTGTGGGTGCTGGTCGCCGTCGACGGCGGCCTCGCGACCATCAACGCCGGCCTCGAAGCGAGCAACCCCGAATTCCTCGCACTCGGCGGCGGCTTCTACAGCCCGGCGTCGATGCTCACCTTCGCCGTCTCCATCGCCTTCGGCGTCGCCATGTTCCCGCAGGTCAACCAGCGGTTCTTCGCGGCCTCCTCGGAGAAAGTCCTCAAGCGCTCGTTCGCGCTGTGGCCCGTGCTCGTCCTCCTGCTTTTCGTTCCCGCTTTCCTCCTCGGGACGTGGGCGACCGGCCTCGGATTGGAAGCCGACATCGCCGCCGGCGAGAGCATCCTGCCGGTTATCCTCGCGGAGTACACGCCCGCCTGGTTCGCCGCGCTGGTCATCGCCGGCGCCATCGCCGCGATGATGTCCTCCTCCGATTCGATGCTGCTTTCGGGGTCGTCGTATTTCACCCGCGACCTCTATCGCCCGCTCATCGACGAGGGCCTCACCGACGCGCGGGAGGACCGCCTGGGCCGTCTCGGCGTCGCCGTCTTCGCGCTGGCCGCCCTCGCCGCGAGCATCTGGGCTGAGGCCGCCGCCTTCGGTGGTGGGACCGTCGGATCGATTCTCGTCTCCATCGGCGACCTCGCCTTCGGCGGGTTCGCCCAGATGGCCCTGCCCGTCATCGTCGCCCTCTACTGGCGGCGGACGACCCGCAAGGGGATACTCGCCGGCATCCTCGTCCCGCAACTCGTCTACATCGCGTTCAACTTCCTGCCCGAGATGACGGTCGGGTCACTGACGCTGTTCTCAGATGCCTACCTCGGCTGGGGCGTTTCCATCTACTGCATGCTGGTCGGCCTGCTGGTCACCGTCGGCGTTTCGGCGATGACCGCCCAGACGTCCGAGGAGGAGACGGACCTCTACTTCGAGCAGTTGGCGGATTAG
- a CDS encoding DUF6293 family protein, with product MQTHIVPVGFDYDRLIAPLVRDQLDVDRVVLLEGAVGSEANVEYSRNLAQKLEQDFTNLLGAETERFVVEDVYDYDAAFEQAYDLINSELDEGGEVWVNVSAMPRTVSFAFATAAHSIMVEREGDRDRIHTYYTVPEKYLETELAEELRAQCDLLADILDEASEVEEDRIEEHLDVARELLNEFDERGTTIGAKKFGDSHIIELPVASFSNVKPFEELILFTLGEHDEFESVSELAQTLARELGEEYTDSFRSKVIYNVDRLGPGGKGYIEQEEHGKSYRTRLSRIGELWVRSHADQSDL from the coding sequence ATGCAAACCCACATCGTCCCGGTCGGCTTCGATTACGACCGGCTCATCGCGCCGCTGGTCCGGGACCAGCTCGACGTCGACCGCGTCGTCCTCCTCGAAGGGGCGGTCGGCAGCGAGGCCAACGTCGAATACTCCCGCAATCTCGCCCAGAAACTCGAACAGGACTTCACGAACCTGTTGGGCGCCGAAACCGAGCGGTTCGTCGTCGAGGACGTCTACGACTACGACGCCGCCTTCGAACAGGCATACGACCTCATCAACAGCGAACTCGACGAGGGCGGCGAGGTCTGGGTCAACGTCTCGGCGATGCCGCGGACCGTCTCCTTCGCCTTCGCGACGGCGGCCCACTCCATCATGGTCGAACGCGAGGGCGACCGCGACCGGATTCACACTTACTACACGGTCCCCGAGAAGTACCTCGAAACCGAACTCGCCGAGGAGTTACGCGCCCAGTGTGACCTGCTGGCGGATATCCTCGATGAGGCAAGCGAGGTCGAGGAGGACCGCATCGAGGAACACCTCGACGTCGCCCGCGAACTGCTCAACGAGTTCGACGAGCGCGGGACGACCATCGGCGCCAAGAAGTTCGGCGATAGCCACATCATCGAACTCCCCGTGGCCTCCTTCTCGAACGTCAAGCCCTTCGAGGAACTCATCCTCTTTACGCTCGGCGAGCACGACGAGTTCGAGTCCGTCTCGGAACTGGCCCAGACGCTGGCCCGCGAACTCGGCGAGGAATACACCGACTCCTTCCGGTCGAAGGTCATCTACAACGTCGACCGACTCGGCCCCGGCGGCAAGGGCTACATCGAACAGGAAGAACACGGCAAATCGTATCGGACACGTCTGTCACGTATCGGAGAACTGTGGGTGCGCTCGCACGCGGACCAGTCGGACCTTTAA
- a CDS encoding DUF1405 domain-containing protein, with product MDVGRLFESDVPREELPWYVAPLPERIENLGLNLAWLIVAVNLVGTAFGFWYYRFQFAFEPTVMWPFVPDSPVATLFIALALASWKLGYRQDWLVALAFFGNIILGGWTVWVHLVFWAEFSYLWEPMRQFLIWSHAAMVLQAFLLHRISDFSGKAVGIATLWYGLDTVVDYFIPVVGNLHHTWIPAERNAPSILGADALGAATAGAVVLFVIALYLAMLTRVEKLKAR from the coding sequence ATGGACGTAGGTCGGCTGTTCGAATCCGACGTGCCCCGCGAGGAGTTGCCGTGGTACGTCGCGCCGCTGCCGGAACGCATCGAGAACCTCGGGTTGAACCTCGCGTGGCTCATCGTCGCGGTCAACCTCGTCGGGACCGCCTTCGGGTTCTGGTATTATCGCTTTCAGTTCGCCTTCGAGCCGACGGTGATGTGGCCGTTCGTACCCGACAGTCCCGTGGCGACGCTGTTTATCGCGCTGGCGCTGGCCTCGTGGAAACTCGGCTATCGACAGGACTGGCTCGTCGCGCTGGCCTTCTTCGGGAACATCATCCTCGGTGGCTGGACCGTCTGGGTCCATCTCGTCTTCTGGGCGGAGTTCAGTTACCTCTGGGAACCGATGCGGCAGTTCCTCATCTGGAGCCACGCGGCGATGGTTCTGCAGGCGTTCCTCCTCCATCGCATCAGCGATTTCTCCGGGAAAGCAGTCGGCATCGCGACGCTGTGGTACGGCCTCGATACGGTGGTCGATTACTTCATCCCAGTCGTCGGTAACCTCCATCACACGTGGATTCCGGCCGAGCGAAACGCCCCGTCGATTCTCGGGGCCGACGCCCTCGGTGCGGCCACCGCGGGCGCCGTCGTGCTTTTCGTCATCGCGCTGTATCTGGCGATGCTCACCCGCGTCGAGAAACTGAAGGCCCGCTGA
- the pdxS gene encoding pyridoxal 5'-phosphate synthase lyase subunit PdxS gives MTETDIEELRRGTDLVKRGFAKMQKGGVIMDVVTREQARIAEDAGAVAVMSLEAVPADIRKRGGVARMADPGMLEEIIDEVSIPVMGKCRIGHTAEAQILEATGADMVDESEVLTPADDRYHIDKRPFDSPFVCGARNLGEALRRIDEGAAMIRTKGEAGTGDVNQAVTHQRTIKRSIRKLTGMNHEEREEWARENGAPRDLVHETAEMGRLPVVNFAAGGIATPADAALMMQLGCDGIFVGSGIFGAEDPEKMGSAIVEAVNNYDDPEKLRDIAKDIGKGMKGQANEGMSEEEQLQGRGV, from the coding sequence ATGACCGAAACGGATATCGAGGAACTCCGACGGGGGACGGACCTCGTCAAGCGCGGTTTCGCCAAGATGCAGAAGGGCGGCGTCATCATGGACGTCGTCACCCGCGAACAGGCCCGCATCGCCGAGGACGCGGGCGCTGTCGCGGTCATGTCCCTGGAGGCCGTCCCGGCCGACATCCGCAAACGCGGCGGCGTCGCCCGGATGGCCGACCCCGGAATGCTCGAAGAAATCATCGACGAAGTCTCCATCCCCGTGATGGGCAAATGCCGCATCGGCCACACCGCCGAGGCCCAGATTCTGGAAGCCACGGGCGCCGACATGGTCGACGAAAGCGAGGTCCTGACGCCCGCCGACGACCGCTATCACATCGACAAGCGACCCTTCGATTCGCCCTTCGTCTGCGGGGCCCGCAACCTCGGCGAAGCCCTCCGACGTATCGACGAGGGCGCCGCCATGATTCGAACCAAAGGCGAGGCCGGCACCGGCGACGTCAATCAGGCCGTCACCCACCAGCGGACCATCAAGCGCTCCATCCGCAAACTCACTGGCATGAACCACGAGGAACGCGAGGAATGGGCCCGCGAGAACGGCGCCCCCCGCGACCTCGTCCACGAGACCGCCGAGATGGGTCGTCTCCCTGTCGTCAACTTCGCCGCTGGCGGTATCGCCACGCCCGCGGACGCCGCGCTCATGATGCAACTCGGCTGTGACGGTATCTTCGTCGGCTCCGGCATCTTCGGCGCCGAGGACCCCGAAAAGATGGGCTCGGCCATCGTCGAAGCCGTCAACAACTACGACGACCCCGAGAAACTCCGGGACATCGCCAAGGACATCGGGAAGGGCATGAAGGGACAGGCCAACGAAGGCATGTCCGAAGAAGAGCAACTGCAGGGCCGCGGCGTCTAA
- a CDS encoding ribonuclease H, with translation MAAYCRPVLRNLFDDSPTPHIAHPPRTHRRDFYLATDGSYRPNDRGGLGVVIETRDGERVARLSVPDSVPDNNVAEYRALHLGLDVLANRAPNGARVGVLIDHDDLAANVNRVMLAGQQPEASPPHPVRVPSETAYHWRGIRARVAGFDELRAARIDSRNNPAHPLANTPEEYAHVNREPDRCVLPRDDERWRAPDDDRYPPPSRADRDRSSNLAGGGSASD, from the coding sequence ATGGCCGCGTACTGCCGGCCGGTCTTACGCAACCTGTTCGACGACTCACCGACCCCCCATATCGCGCATCCCCCGCGCACACACCGCCGCGACTTCTATCTCGCGACGGACGGTTCCTATCGCCCCAACGACCGCGGAGGGTTGGGTGTCGTTATCGAGACCCGAGATGGCGAGCGCGTCGCCCGCCTCTCGGTGCCGGATTCCGTCCCGGACAACAACGTCGCCGAGTATCGGGCGCTCCATCTCGGCCTCGACGTCCTCGCCAACCGCGCGCCGAACGGCGCCCGCGTCGGCGTCCTCATCGACCACGACGACCTCGCGGCTAACGTCAATCGCGTCATGCTGGCCGGCCAGCAACCCGAGGCCAGTCCGCCCCACCCCGTTCGCGTCCCGTCGGAAACCGCCTATCACTGGCGCGGAATCCGGGCCCGCGTCGCCGGGTTCGACGAACTCCGCGCGGCCCGCATCGATAGCCGGAACAACCCCGCCCACCCGCTGGCCAACACGCCCGAGGAGTACGCCCACGTCAACCGCGAACCCGACCGCTGTGTCCTCCCACGGGACGACGAACGCTGGCGGGCGCCCGACGACGACCGCTATCCGCCGCCGTCCCGGGCCGACCGCGACCGCTCCAGTAATCTGGCGGGCGGCGGCTCCGCGAGCGATTGA
- a CDS encoding metal ABC transporter permease, with protein sequence MTPSALILQLAPLGWLIDRWSDLLSILGDLFGIGMFEYSFMHRAFLVGLLIGVMAPLIGTFLVHRQLSLIGDALAHTAFAGVAVGLFINAVFDAGVSPYITAVIVAMLAALAIELISEVTDAYNDVSMAIVLSTGFALGAVLISINAGGLAVGVNQYLFGNLSTVSRENAAILLVLFGVIVAVVGITYKQLLYVTFDETAARVAGLNVPWYNRVMAMLTAMVVVGAMQIMGVILVAAMLVVPVAAAAQLARGFSTALLASVVLAELAVLTGITLSYQYETTAGGTIVLVAVGIYILAVLGGKLRDRRGSSEVAAPVDEPAD encoded by the coding sequence ATGACTCCCAGCGCGCTCATCCTCCAGTTGGCACCACTCGGATGGCTCATCGACCGCTGGAGCGATCTGCTCTCGATTCTCGGCGACCTCTTCGGCATCGGGATGTTCGAGTACTCCTTCATGCACCGGGCGTTCCTCGTCGGCCTCCTCATCGGCGTCATGGCGCCGCTCATCGGAACGTTCCTCGTCCACCGACAGTTGTCGCTTATCGGGGACGCGCTGGCTCATACCGCCTTCGCCGGCGTCGCCGTCGGCCTGTTTATAAATGCAGTCTTCGATGCGGGCGTTTCGCCCTACATCACGGCCGTCATCGTCGCCATGTTAGCCGCGCTTGCTATCGAACTCATCTCGGAGGTGACCGACGCCTACAACGACGTCTCGATGGCTATCGTCCTCTCGACGGGCTTCGCGCTCGGAGCGGTCCTTATAAGTATCAACGCAGGCGGCCTCGCCGTCGGCGTCAATCAGTACCTCTTCGGGAACCTCTCGACGGTCTCCCGGGAGAACGCCGCCATCCTGCTGGTCCTCTTCGGGGTCATCGTCGCCGTCGTCGGTATCACTTATAAACAGTTGCTCTACGTCACCTTCGACGAGACGGCCGCCCGCGTCGCCGGCCTCAACGTCCCCTGGTACAATCGCGTGATGGCGATGTTGACCGCGATGGTCGTCGTCGGCGCGATGCAGATCATGGGCGTCATCCTCGTCGCCGCGATGCTCGTCGTGCCCGTCGCCGCGGCTGCACAACTTGCTCGGGGATTCAGCACCGCGCTTCTCGCCTCGGTCGTGCTGGCCGAACTGGCCGTCCTGACCGGCATCACCCTCTCGTATCAGTACGAGACGACCGCTGGCGGGACTATCGTCCTCGTCGCGGTCGGCATCTACATCCTCGCCGTCCTCGGGGGCAAACTCCGCGACCGGCGGGGGAGCAGTGAGGTCGCCGCGCCCGTCGACGAACCTGCGGATTAA
- a CDS encoding metal ABC transporter ATP-binding protein — translation MTDDTLVAVDDVTFGYTAQPVVEDVSFDVEAGEYVGIVGPNGSGKSTLLKLVLGLLEPDAGSVELLGAPARAFENRERVGYVAQDVTQDTKGMPITVAEVVLMGRYPHAGFGRITGADRERAREALRTVGIDHLADRQISKLSGGQRQRAYIARALAAEAELLVLDEPTVGVDAESVEAFFELLDSLNGEDITVLLVEHDIGAVVEHASRVVCLNRELYFDGPPEAFLDGDALERAYGTRLRLTAEVSR, via the coding sequence ATGACCGACGATACCCTCGTCGCCGTCGATGATGTGACGTTCGGCTACACCGCCCAACCCGTCGTCGAGGACGTCTCCTTCGACGTCGAGGCCGGCGAGTACGTCGGCATCGTCGGCCCGAACGGCTCCGGCAAGAGCACGCTTTTGAAACTCGTTCTCGGCCTGCTGGAACCCGACGCGGGCAGCGTCGAACTGCTCGGTGCGCCCGCCCGGGCCTTCGAGAACCGCGAACGCGTCGGCTACGTCGCACAGGACGTCACACAGGACACGAAGGGTATGCCGATTACCGTCGCCGAAGTCGTCCTGATGGGTCGGTATCCTCACGCCGGTTTCGGACGCATCACGGGAGCGGACCGCGAACGCGCCCGCGAGGCGCTCCGGACGGTGGGCATCGACCATCTCGCCGACCGACAGATTTCGAAACTCTCCGGGGGCCAGCGCCAGCGGGCCTACATCGCCCGCGCGCTCGCGGCCGAAGCCGAACTGCTCGTCCTCGACGAACCCACCGTCGGCGTCGACGCCGAGTCCGTCGAGGCGTTCTTCGAGTTACTCGATTCGCTCAACGGCGAGGACATCACCGTTCTGCTGGTCGAACACGACATCGGCGCCGTCGTCGAACACGCCTCGCGTGTGGTCTGTCTGAACCGCGAACTCTACTTCGACGGTCCACCCGAGGCGTTCCTCGACGGTGACGCGCTCGAACGGGCCTACGGGACGCGGCTTCGGCTGACCGCGGAGGTGTCGCGATGA
- a CDS encoding metal ABC transporter substrate-binding protein, with protein MTNSTRDSRVSRRSVLAGAGSLGAVGLAGCLGGAADEPSDDGPTAVASFFTFYDFARQVAEGTPLSVRNLVPTGLHGHGWEPDPSITRDIIDAEAFLHVGPDFQPWADRAIQTVKDDEAETDLVNVREGIDLLPLGAGLDEDEEVADGRDPHFWLDPQRAKQSVDNIVAGLADVVPDHAETLAENGEALRADLDTIDDEWEAIFEAAEREVAFLAAHNAFQYVSDRYGATVEPLVTNLAASDDVRPADMQRARKTIEEYDIQYIGAAVFEPRRPARQLVEDTRVEAYYPVTPYAGTTEAWVDRGWGYAEIARNINMETFRIALGATSPDETGLGAEWRNFE; from the coding sequence ATGACGAACTCTACGAGGGACAGCCGGGTTTCGCGGCGGTCAGTCCTCGCCGGCGCCGGGAGTCTCGGCGCCGTCGGACTGGCTGGCTGTCTCGGCGGGGCGGCCGACGAGCCGTCCGACGACGGCCCCACGGCCGTCGCATCGTTCTTCACGTTCTACGATTTCGCCCGACAGGTCGCCGAGGGGACGCCGCTTTCGGTCCGAAACCTCGTCCCGACGGGCCTGCACGGCCACGGCTGGGAGCCGGACCCCTCCATCACCCGCGACATCATCGACGCCGAGGCGTTCCTCCACGTCGGCCCGGACTTCCAACCGTGGGCCGACCGCGCCATCCAGACCGTCAAGGACGACGAGGCCGAGACCGACCTCGTCAACGTCCGCGAGGGCATCGACCTCCTCCCGCTCGGTGCGGGCCTCGACGAGGACGAGGAGGTCGCCGATGGCCGGGACCCCCACTTCTGGCTGGACCCACAGCGAGCCAAACAGTCCGTCGACAACATCGTCGCGGGTCTCGCCGACGTCGTGCCGGACCACGCCGAGACGCTCGCCGAAAACGGCGAGGCGCTCCGGGCGGACCTCGATACCATCGACGACGAGTGGGAAGCGATCTTCGAGGCGGCCGAACGTGAGGTGGCCTTCCTCGCGGCCCACAACGCGTTCCAGTACGTTAGCGACCGCTACGGGGCGACCGTCGAACCGCTCGTGACGAACCTCGCGGCCAGCGACGACGTCCGGCCGGCCGACATGCAGCGGGCCCGCAAAACCATCGAGGAATACGATATCCAGTATATCGGCGCCGCAGTGTTCGAACCCCGGCGGCCGGCCCGCCAACTCGTCGAGGATACGCGCGTCGAGGCCTACTATCCCGTTACGCCCTACGCCGGGACGACCGAAGCGTGGGTCGACCGTGGCTGGGGCTACGCCGAAATCGCCCGTAACATCAACATGGAGACGTTCCGCATCGCTCTCGGAGCCACATCCCCCGACGAAACGGGTCTCGGCGCTGAATGGCGGAACTTCGAATGA
- a CDS encoding CBS domain-containing protein produces the protein MVTARDIMTREVETVSPDDDVSEVLTRLARADFNGFPVTEDGIVVGIVTQGDLVDLFQPSDRTLWIPIGFPPFLESLTYAVDLSWDELDVGLDMAKNAGRPISEVMTEEVVTVGPKTDIDEILAVVADKDRDINRLPVVDEAGALMGIIARQDVLRALKEERDAGTATE, from the coding sequence ATGGTCACCGCACGCGATATCATGACCCGCGAGGTCGAGACCGTCTCGCCGGACGACGACGTGAGCGAAGTCCTCACGCGACTCGCCAGGGCCGATTTCAACGGCTTTCCCGTCACCGAGGACGGCATCGTCGTCGGCATCGTCACGCAGGGCGACCTCGTGGACCTCTTTCAGCCCTCCGACCGGACGCTGTGGATTCCCATCGGTTTTCCGCCCTTCCTCGAATCGCTCACCTACGCCGTCGACCTCTCGTGGGACGAACTCGACGTCGGCCTCGATATGGCGAAAAACGCCGGCCGCCCCATCAGCGAGGTCATGACCGAGGAGGTCGTCACCGTCGGCCCGAAGACCGATATCGACGAGATACTCGCGGTGGTCGCTGACAAGGACCGGGACATCAACCGCCTGCCTGTCGTCGACGAGGCCGGCGCCCTGATGGGAATCATCGCCCGACAGGACGTGCTGCGGGCGCTCAAGGAAGAACGCGACGCCGGGACCGCAACGGAGTAA